A region of the Verrucomicrobiota bacterium genome:
AACGGGGCGCTGGGCTTGATCGAGTTCACGGGCGCGTTGCCCCGGGCGGCTCTTTACACCCAGTGGGACACGGTGACGAACGAAGCGGAGGTTCTGCGGCGCCTGATGGATCCTGCTTTTGATCCTGCGGCTTCTGTCTTGGTGAGCGACCCCGAAGTGCCGGCGTCGAGGGCGTTGGACCAGGCTGCAGCCGCGGGGAAGGTGTCGTTGAAGGTCCATGCTCCGAAGAGGCTTGTCTATCAGGCTAAGGCCGAGGCTCCGTCTGTTTTTCTCCTGAATGACCGCTACGCGCCGGAATGGAAAGTCTGGGTGAACGGCAAGCCGGAAAAGCTTTTGCGATGCAATTACATCATGCGCGGCGTGCATCTGCCGCCCGGGGAGCATGAAGTCGAGTTCCGGTTCGAGCCGGGCCATACCGCCCTCTACGTCAGCCTGGGCGCGATTGTTTTGGGGGTGGTGCTCTGCGGATTTTTGGCTTTGGGCGGGGAAGGCAGAAACTTCACGGCACCCCTGAGGGAGAACGAACGTTCCTAGAGACAAGGCGTCTCTCGCGATGGGGCATCAGGAATCGTACCGGCAAAACGAGGATTACGCCCGTTTCCTGGCGGGCTGGGATCCGGCCTTCTACGGCAAATACGCCGAGGCATTGGCGGAAGGGGCTGGCCCCGGAGGGCGGGTTTTGGATGTGGGTTGCGGGGTAGGACAGGTCCTTGGAAGGCTGCAAGCGGGAGGTTGCGAGGCTCACGGGGTGGATGTTTCGGAGCCGAACATTGATCGCGCCCGGCAGATCACTGATCGCGCCCGGCTTTACGATGGCAAGTCACTTCCCTTCGAGCCTGGGTATTTCGACGCGGTGGGTGCGTTGAATGTTTTGGAGCACGTTGATGAACCTGAATTGTTCATTCCCGAATTGGTACGCGTGGTGAAGCCGGGCGGGTGCGTGGTGCTCTCGAGCCCGAATTTTTTCAGAGTGCTCGGATTCCGGGATTATCATCCCCGGATGAGAGGGGTCGGGAAAA
Encoded here:
- a CDS encoding class I SAM-dependent methyltransferase translates to MGHQESYRQNEDYARFLAGWDPAFYGKYAEALAEGAGPGGRVLDVGCGVGQVLGRLQAGGCEAHGVDVSEPNIDRARQITDRARLYDGKSLPFEPGYFDAVGALNVLEHVDEPELFIPELVRVVKPGGCVVLSSPNFFRVLGFRDYHPRMRGVGKKWENWRRILDKQRQIRCAPDRVRFDRMVPIVRASFQPDDDAIIATNPFEMRFFLERSGCESVSVACTDRPVPRLVEWVLNWGPWRYLMFNAFLVARKRGS